One part of the Vitis riparia cultivar Riparia Gloire de Montpellier isolate 1030 chromosome 6, EGFV_Vit.rip_1.0, whole genome shotgun sequence genome encodes these proteins:
- the LOC117916498 gene encoding NDR1/HIN1-like protein 1, with amino-acid sequence MSLKHCECQDERRKLKRRIFCVVLAFIFLVLFVIFLIYVILRPSKPHFVLQDVTVLALNTSSAPGFLTTNIQVTVFSRNPNGRIGVYYENLDIFATYRSQQITLPALLPTTYQGHKDVIVWSPFLYGNSVPLAPYLCDMLSQDLMTGMVLLNVKIDGRVKWKVGTWISGSYHIHVNCPAYISFCEGKDCIGFGPTVKYQLVKSCAVDV; translated from the coding sequence ATGTCTCTCAAGCACTGCGAATGCCAAGATGAGCGTCGGAAGCTCAAACGCCGCATATTCTGCGTCGTCCTCGCCTTCATCTTCCTCGTCCTCTTCGTCATCTTCCTCATCTACGTCATCCTCCGCCCCTCAAAGCCACACTTCGTCCTCCAAGACGTCACCGTTTTGGCCCTCAATACCTCCTCCGCACCCGGCTTCCTGACCACCAACATCCAAGTCACCGTCTTCTCCCGAAACCCCAACGGCCGAATCGGAGTCTACTACGAAAATCTCGACATTTTTGCCACCTATCGCAGCCAACAGATCACGCTACCTGCGCTGTTGCCCACCACCTACCAGGGCCACAAGGACGTCATAGTTTGGTCGCCATTTTTGTACGGAAATTCAGTTCCCCTGGCTCCCTATCTCTGTGATATGCTGAGCCAGGACTTGATGACTGGGATGGTATTGTTGAATGTGAAGATTGATGGGAGGGTGAAGTGGAAGGTGGGTACCTGGATCTCCGGTAGCTACCACATCCACGTCAACTGTCCCGCCTATATCTCCTTCTGTGAAGGGAAAGATTGTATCGGATTTGGGCCGACGGTCAAGTATCAGTTGGTGAAGAGTTGCGCTGTGGATGTTTAG